The stretch of DNA CGGCGTCGGGGACCACCCAGTACCCGGTCGCGCGCACGCCGGCCGCCGCCGCCGCGGCGATCACGTGGGGAGCGTCCGCGCTCGGCAGGGTGACGAGCAGTCCGCCCGGCCGCAGCACGGAGATCGACCGGGTCGCGGTGCGGTCCTTCGCGTCGCCGACCGCGTCGATGACCACGTCGAAGTCGGCGAGCACATCGTCGAATCGGACGCTGCGGTGGTCGATCACGCGAGTGGCGCCGAGGGAACGCACCCACTCCTCGTTCGTCTCGGACGCGGTGGCAGTGACCTCGGCGCCGAAATAGGCGGCGAACTGGACGGCGAGGTGACCGACTCCGCCGGCGCCCGCGTGGATGAGCACCCGCTGGCCCTCGTGCGCCTTCGCGATGTCGACGGTCGCGCCCCACGCGGTGAGCGCTGCGAGCGGCACGGCCGCCGCCTCGACGTGGGAGAGCACCGAGGGTTTCCGTGCCACGCTCAGCGCGGGAACCGACACGTATTCGGCGTAGGCGCCGGACTGCCGGGGGAAGCCGGCCATCCCGAACACCTCGTCGCCCGGCTGCAGCGGGAAGGCGCCGTACGGAGCCTCGACC from Herbiconiux sp. L3-i23 encodes:
- a CDS encoding NADP-dependent oxidoreductase; this encodes MQAESIASIPTPAAPMPALPRSMRAILASGPGGPEVLTLGQVAPPTRVGSEVLVRVLAAGVNPVDVKTRAGDGVAAGIGGWPVVPGYDFSGVVVEAPYGAFPLQPGDEVFGMAGFPRQSGAYAEYVSVPALSVARKPSVLSHVEAAAVPLAALTAWGATVDIAKAHEGQRVLIHAGAGGVGHLAVQFAAYFGAEVTATASETNEEWVRSLGATRVIDHRSVRFDDVLADFDVVIDAVGDAKDRTATRSISVLRPGGLLVTLPSADAPHVIAAAAAAGVRATGYWVVPDAGTLAVISRLITSGDVKARVEKVFDLSAAAEAHRLVEQGHVRGKVVLKVSDY